One stretch of Variovorax sp. 54 DNA includes these proteins:
- a CDS encoding MBL fold metallo-hydrolase — MNLLERELHYPLGDTLPAAGEALEVAPGVRWIRMRLPFALDHINLWLLRDTIDGVEGWTVVDCCIAHDEARAQWEQIFETQLQGLPILRVIVTHMHPDHIGLADWLCKRWNVPLWISATDYHVARVLCSAGDTLAGGDAAADFFVSHGLSNPESVAKIRARSSYYTNMVPAVPDRYVRMMDGDIVTIGGREWRCISGYGHAPEHIALYCAEPRLLLGGDMMLPRISTNVSVHAGEPEANSLRLFLDSIDKFKALPADTLGLPSHGKPFTGIHRRVDQLQEHHRDRLAELLEVCLARPITASEGLPILFKRELDLHQITFAMGETVAHLHLLWFSGQVKRTLDADGIYRFGGR; from the coding sequence ATGAACCTCCTCGAACGCGAACTCCACTACCCCCTGGGCGACACCCTGCCCGCCGCCGGCGAAGCACTGGAAGTGGCGCCCGGCGTGCGCTGGATCCGCATGCGGCTGCCCTTTGCGCTGGACCACATCAACCTCTGGCTGCTGCGCGACACGATCGACGGCGTCGAGGGCTGGACCGTGGTCGACTGCTGCATCGCGCACGACGAGGCCCGCGCGCAGTGGGAACAGATCTTCGAGACCCAGCTGCAGGGCCTGCCGATCCTGCGCGTGATCGTGACCCACATGCACCCCGACCACATCGGCCTGGCCGACTGGCTGTGCAAGCGCTGGAACGTGCCGCTGTGGATCAGCGCCACCGACTACCACGTGGCACGCGTGCTGTGCAGCGCCGGCGACACGCTCGCGGGCGGCGATGCGGCGGCCGACTTCTTTGTCTCGCACGGGCTGAGCAACCCCGAGTCGGTCGCCAAGATCCGCGCGCGCAGCAGCTACTACACGAACATGGTGCCCGCCGTGCCCGACCGTTATGTACGCATGATGGACGGCGACATCGTCACCATCGGCGGGCGCGAGTGGCGCTGCATCAGCGGCTACGGCCACGCGCCCGAGCACATCGCGCTGTACTGCGCCGAGCCCAGGCTGCTGCTGGGCGGCGACATGATGCTGCCGCGCATCTCGACCAACGTGAGCGTGCACGCGGGCGAGCCCGAAGCCAATTCGCTGCGCCTGTTCCTGGACAGCATCGACAAGTTCAAGGCCCTGCCGGCCGACACGCTGGGCTTGCCCTCGCACGGCAAGCCCTTCACCGGCATCCACCGCCGCGTCGACCAGCTGCAGGAGCACCACCGCGACCGCCTGGCCGAACTGCTCGAAGTCTGCCTCGCACGCCCGATCACCGCGTCGGAAGGCCTGCCGATCCTGTTCAAGCGCGAGCTCGACCTGCACCAGATCACCTTCGCCATGGGCGAGACCGTGGCCCACCTGCACCTGCTGTGGTTCTCGGGGCAGGTGAAGCGCACGCTGGACGCCGACGGCATCTACCGCTTCGGCGGCAGGTAG
- a CDS encoding leucine-rich repeat-containing protein kinase family protein, whose protein sequence is MDTLAELRAGRLAGARRLDLSCGLTEFPREIFALADTLETLNLTGNALSTLPDDLGRLHKLRVLFCSDNRFTELPASLGQCRQLDIVGFKANRIAHVPAEALPPSLRWLILTDNAIEELPDTLGDCTRLQKLMLAGNRLRALPPSVARCRQIELLRLSANRFEALPEWLHTLPRLAWLACAGNPFDAPTEDAAIDAPTVPHVDWRNLTLGPKLGEGASGVIHRATLATPDDAALPVAVKLFKGAVTSDGWPHSEMAACIAAGAHPTLIAAQGRIDGHPDGTEGLVMALVPPSFITLAGPPSLASCTRDVYGDDARWTTDTALRIARDIAAAMAHLHARGLLHGDLYAHNILWHAQDGGRLGDFGAAWMTGALDPAHAKALQGVEMRAFGCLLEELAERCDDAASSSPLTTLAARYLQVDVAARPLFAEVLSELGAATP, encoded by the coding sequence ATGGACACGCTGGCTGAGCTGCGCGCCGGCCGGCTGGCTGGCGCACGACGACTGGACCTCTCGTGCGGACTCACCGAGTTCCCGCGCGAGATTTTTGCGCTCGCCGATACCCTCGAAACGCTGAACCTCACGGGCAATGCGCTCAGCACATTGCCCGATGATTTGGGCCGCCTGCACAAGCTGCGCGTGCTGTTCTGTTCCGACAACCGGTTCACCGAACTGCCCGCGTCCCTCGGCCAGTGCCGCCAGCTCGACATCGTGGGCTTCAAGGCCAACCGCATCGCCCACGTGCCCGCCGAGGCGCTGCCGCCCTCGCTGCGCTGGCTGATCCTGACCGACAACGCGATCGAAGAATTGCCCGACACGCTCGGCGACTGCACCCGCCTACAGAAGCTGATGCTGGCCGGCAACCGCCTGCGCGCGCTGCCGCCGTCGGTGGCCCGCTGCCGGCAGATCGAGCTGCTGCGCCTGTCGGCCAACCGCTTCGAGGCGCTGCCCGAGTGGCTGCACACCTTGCCGCGCCTGGCCTGGCTGGCGTGCGCGGGCAACCCGTTCGATGCGCCGACCGAAGACGCAGCCATCGACGCGCCCACCGTGCCGCATGTCGACTGGCGCAACCTGACACTCGGCCCGAAGCTCGGTGAAGGCGCCTCGGGCGTGATCCACCGCGCCACGCTGGCCACACCCGACGACGCCGCCCTGCCCGTGGCGGTGAAGCTGTTCAAGGGCGCCGTCACCAGCGACGGCTGGCCGCACAGCGAGATGGCGGCCTGCATCGCGGCCGGCGCGCACCCGACGCTGATCGCCGCGCAAGGACGTATCGACGGCCACCCCGACGGCACCGAAGGCCTGGTGATGGCGCTGGTGCCGCCGTCGTTCATCACCCTCGCCGGCCCGCCGAGCCTGGCCTCGTGCACCCGTGACGTCTACGGCGACGACGCACGCTGGACGACCGACACCGCGCTGCGCATCGCGCGCGACATCGCGGCGGCCATGGCGCACCTGCATGCGCGCGGCCTGCTGCATGGCGACCTGTATGCCCACAACATCCTGTGGCACGCTCAGGACGGCGGGCGGCTCGGCGACTTCGGCGCGGCCTGGATGACCGGCGCGCTCGACCCGGCGCATGCGAAGGCGCTGCAAGGCGTGGAGATGCGCGCATTCGGTTGCCTGCTCGAAGAACTGGCCGAGCGCTGTGACGATGCCGCTTCTTCTTCGCCCTTGACCACGCTCGCGGCACGCTACCTGCAGGTCGACGTGGCGGCACGGCCGTTGTTCGCCGAGGTGCTGTCAGAGCTGGGCGCTGCCACACCATGA
- a CDS encoding pseudouridine synthase, whose amino-acid sequence MTRPRYVVPMPTRDGVSPSCVSLPYGPWPTIADFLAERFPAISREAWLSRIEANDVCDEHGAPVTATRRYQSPLRVYYYRALDAETSIPFEEQVLHQDDNLVVVDKPPFVPVTPTGKYVQQSLLVRLKRKLRLDDLVPLHRIDRNTSGLVLFSVRPETRGIYQAMFPERRIDKHYEAVVPWHEGVSSVPAVYRSRLVDDDHFMRMREAPGEPNSETRIVLREARDGHALLELSPVTGRKHQLRVHCQALGLPIVNDPFYPTLQPAGNDDFDKPLQLLARSLAFIDPLSGALRTFESPRRLALPAA is encoded by the coding sequence ATGACCCGCCCCCGCTACGTCGTCCCCATGCCCACGCGTGACGGCGTGAGCCCGAGTTGTGTCTCGCTGCCTTACGGCCCCTGGCCCACCATCGCCGACTTTCTCGCCGAGCGCTTTCCCGCCATTTCGCGCGAGGCCTGGCTCTCGCGCATTGAAGCGAACGACGTGTGCGACGAGCACGGCGCGCCCGTCACCGCGACGCGCCGTTACCAGTCGCCGCTGCGCGTGTACTACTACCGCGCACTCGACGCCGAGACGTCCATCCCTTTTGAAGAGCAGGTGCTGCACCAGGACGACAACCTCGTGGTGGTCGACAAGCCGCCCTTCGTGCCCGTCACGCCCACCGGCAAGTACGTGCAGCAGAGCCTGCTGGTGCGCCTGAAGCGCAAGCTCAGGCTGGACGACCTCGTGCCGCTGCACCGCATCGACCGCAACACCTCGGGGCTGGTGCTGTTCTCGGTGCGCCCCGAAACGCGCGGCATCTACCAGGCGATGTTCCCCGAGCGGCGCATCGACAAGCACTACGAGGCTGTGGTGCCGTGGCACGAGGGCGTGTCGTCGGTGCCCGCCGTGTACCGCAGCCGGCTGGTGGACGACGATCACTTCATGCGCATGCGCGAAGCGCCCGGCGAGCCGAATTCCGAAACCCGCATCGTGCTGCGCGAGGCGCGCGACGGCCATGCGCTGCTGGAGCTTTCTCCCGTCACGGGCCGCAAGCACCAGCTGCGCGTGCATTGCCAGGCACTGGGTTTGCCGATCGTGAACGACCCGTTCTATCCCACGCTGCAGCCCGCGGGGAACGACGACTTCGACAAGCCGCTGCAGCTGCTGGCCCGGTCGCTGGCCTTCATCGACCCGCTGAGCGGTGCCTTGCGCACCTTCGAGAGCCCTCGCCGGCTGGCGCTGCCTGCCGCCTAG
- a CDS encoding SDR family oxidoreductase: MDTTQLFSLKGRSALITGGSRGIGRMIAEGFLAQGARVYISARKAAACDQTAKELSAFGHCVSLPADVSTLEGAQALVDAYAKHEGSLDILVNNAGAAWGAPYEEFPESGWDKVVDLNLKTPFFLTKALTPMLKKAATDHLSKVINIASIDGISVNPQETYSYAASKAGLIQLTRRMALRLAQDRIVVSAIAPGAFASDMNKDARDHGDEVKGRIPAGRIGTPEDMAGAAIFLASRAGDYVMGSTLVVDGGVTHAR, encoded by the coding sequence ATGGACACCACCCAACTCTTCTCGCTGAAGGGCCGCAGCGCCTTGATCACCGGCGGCTCGCGCGGCATCGGTCGCATGATTGCGGAGGGCTTTCTGGCGCAGGGCGCGCGTGTGTACATCTCGGCGCGCAAGGCTGCGGCTTGCGATCAGACGGCGAAGGAGCTGTCGGCTTTTGGGCATTGCGTGTCGTTGCCTGCCGATGTTTCGACTTTGGAAGGGGCTCAGGCGCTGGTCGATGCTTATGCGAAGCATGAAGGGTCGCTGGATATTTTGGTCAACAACGCTGGGGCTGCTTGGGGGGCGCCGTATGAGGAGTTTCCTGAGAGTGGGTGGGACAAGGTCGTCGACCTGAATTTGAAGACGCCCTTCTTCCTGACCAAGGCGTTGACGCCGATGCTCAAGAAGGCTGCTACGGATCATTTGTCTAAGGTGATCAACATTGCTTCTATTGACGGGATTTCTGTGAATCCTCAAGAGACGTATTCGTATGCGGCTAGCAAGGCGGGGTTGATTCAGCTGACTCGGCGGATGGCGCTGCGGTTGGCGCAGGACCGGATCGTGGTGAGTGCGATTGCTCCGGGGGCGTTTGCTTCGGATATGAACAAGGATGCGCGGGATCACGGGGATGAAGTGAAGGGGCGCATTCCCGCTGGGCGCATTGGCACGCCTGAAGATATGGCTGGGGCGGCTATTTTTCTGGCGTCGCGGGCTGGGGACTATGTGATGGGGTCTACGCTTGTTGTGGACGGTGGGGTCACGCACGCTCGCTAG
- a CDS encoding M48 family metallopeptidase, translating into MDLFEGLGSTPAPAAAPPRRPRKKAPAPVPPAAPVPAVTPSSIGPVDPRPAVPLADTLTLANFTHPQATREVVLGSARVAYEFKRGQRKTIGFLVGAEGLSVRAPRWVTLRDVDAAVREKADWILRKLAETQQRNARVEATRIAWEDGAEFPFLGELVVIRLDPKHGFASVGGTLDPAVEVGGPRTLRLAVAQNAAASQIRDAAQAWLMRQARKLFIERLDHFAPLLGVSWQKLSLSNAATRWGSASADGSIRLNWRLIHFRLSVIDYVVAHELAHLRVMDHSHRFWETVESVVPDYGALRQQLKDEAVPRWG; encoded by the coding sequence ATGGACCTCTTCGAGGGGCTGGGGAGCACGCCGGCGCCTGCTGCTGCGCCGCCCAGGCGGCCGCGGAAGAAGGCGCCAGCGCCTGTGCCGCCCGCTGCTCCCGTGCCGGCTGTCACCCCTTCATCCATTGGACCCGTTGATCCGCGTCCTGCGGTGCCGTTGGCTGACACGCTGACGCTGGCGAATTTCACACACCCACAAGCCACGCGTGAAGTGGTGCTGGGGTCGGCGCGGGTGGCCTATGAGTTCAAGCGCGGGCAGCGCAAGACGATCGGTTTTCTTGTGGGCGCCGAAGGCTTGTCGGTGCGTGCGCCGCGGTGGGTCACGCTGCGGGATGTCGATGCGGCGGTGCGGGAGAAGGCCGACTGGATTCTGCGCAAGCTGGCGGAGACGCAGCAGCGCAATGCGCGTGTCGAGGCGACGCGGATTGCTTGGGAAGACGGGGCGGAGTTTCCTTTTCTTGGCGAGCTGGTGGTGATCCGGCTTGATCCGAAGCACGGGTTCGCGAGCGTTGGCGGGACGCTTGATCCTGCCGTTGAAGTTGGCGGGCCGCGTACTTTGCGGTTGGCTGTGGCGCAGAACGCTGCGGCTTCGCAGATTCGGGATGCGGCGCAGGCCTGGCTGATGCGGCAGGCGCGGAAGCTGTTCATCGAGCGGCTGGATCACTTTGCGCCGCTGCTTGGCGTGTCATGGCAGAAGCTGTCGCTCTCTAACGCTGCTACGCGGTGGGGGAGTGCGAGTGCGGATGGGTCAATTCGGTTGAACTGGCGGTTGATTCACTTTCGCCTGTCTGTGATCGACTACGTTGTGGCGCATGAGCTGGCGCATCTGCGGGTGATGGACCATTCGCATCGGTTTTGGGAGACTGTTGAGAGTGTTGTGCCTGATTACGGGGCGCTTCGGCAGCAGTTGAAGGATGAGGCTGTGCCTCGGTGGGGCTGA
- a CDS encoding lysophospholipid acyltransferase family protein, with protein sequence MAFIRSVLHALWMLVTVVPWGIIMCVCSLWTRGIPLYWMAARWLGWAVDGARVIMGIRTRVTGMENLPTDQLAGAVLLVKHQSTFETFLMPTLMPHPLAYVFKKELIYVPFFGWAMARLDMIHIDRSQRAQAFNKVVSQGRKLLAQGIWIIMFPEGTRIPRGQKGTYKSGGTRLACETGVPVIPIAVTSAKVWPRKAFVKRPGVVDVSIGPAISSVGRKPDELMREVEAWIEAEMRRLDPEAYSDSPAQPQQTLPREAG encoded by the coding sequence ATGGCGTTTATCCGTTCCGTTCTCCACGCCCTGTGGATGCTTGTCACCGTGGTGCCCTGGGGCATCATCATGTGCGTCTGCTCGCTCTGGACGCGCGGCATTCCGCTGTACTGGATGGCCGCGCGCTGGCTCGGCTGGGCGGTCGACGGCGCGCGCGTCATCATGGGCATCCGCACGCGCGTGACCGGCATGGAAAACCTGCCGACCGACCAGCTCGCCGGTGCCGTGCTGCTGGTCAAGCACCAGTCCACGTTTGAAACCTTCCTCATGCCCACGCTGATGCCGCACCCGCTGGCCTACGTGTTCAAGAAGGAACTGATCTACGTGCCCTTCTTCGGCTGGGCCATGGCCCGGCTGGACATGATCCACATCGACCGCAGCCAGCGCGCGCAGGCCTTCAACAAGGTCGTGAGCCAGGGCCGCAAGCTGCTCGCGCAGGGCATCTGGATCATCATGTTCCCCGAAGGCACGCGCATTCCGCGCGGCCAGAAGGGCACCTACAAGAGCGGCGGCACGCGCCTGGCCTGCGAAACCGGCGTGCCCGTGATTCCGATCGCGGTGACGTCGGCCAAGGTCTGGCCGCGCAAGGCCTTCGTGAAGCGTCCCGGTGTGGTCGACGTGTCGATCGGCCCGGCGATCTCGAGCGTGGGCCGCAAGCCGGACGAGCTGATGCGCGAAGTCGAAGCTTGGATCGAGGCCGAGATGCGCCGCCTCGATCCCGAGGCCTACAGCGACAGCCCGGCGCAGCCGCAGCAGACGTTGCCGCGCGAAGCGGGCTGA
- the gmhB gene encoding D-glycero-beta-D-manno-heptose 1,7-bisphosphate 7-phosphatase has protein sequence MGGSAMKLVILDRNGTINVHREDFVKSDIEWTPLPGALEAVARLNHAGWHVVVASNQSGLGRGLFDMASLNAMHAKMHKMLAAVGGKVDAVFYCPHSPDEGCDCRKPKDGLFLQIGDRFGIDLKGVPTAGDSLRDLQAGASAGCEPHLLLTGMGAACRGVHPLPSEYPADTRVHDDLAAFVDFLLAREARAALQVAV, from the coding sequence ATGGGTGGCTCCGCCATGAAACTCGTCATCCTCGACCGCAACGGCACGATCAACGTGCACCGCGAAGATTTCGTCAAGAGCGACATCGAGTGGACGCCGCTGCCCGGTGCGCTCGAGGCCGTGGCGCGGCTCAACCATGCGGGCTGGCACGTGGTGGTCGCGTCGAACCAGTCGGGCCTGGGCCGCGGGCTGTTCGACATGGCTTCGCTCAATGCCATGCACGCCAAGATGCACAAGATGCTCGCGGCCGTGGGCGGCAAGGTGGATGCGGTGTTCTATTGCCCGCACAGCCCCGACGAGGGTTGCGACTGCCGCAAGCCCAAGGACGGGCTGTTCCTTCAGATCGGCGACCGCTTCGGCATCGACCTGAAGGGCGTGCCGACCGCGGGCGACAGCCTGCGCGACCTGCAGGCCGGCGCGTCCGCCGGCTGCGAACCGCACCTGCTGCTCACGGGCATGGGCGCGGCCTGCCGCGGGGTTCACCCGTTGCCTTCCGAATATCCGGCGGACACGAGGGTGCATGACGACCTCGCCGCCTTTGTCGACTTTTTGCTCGCGCGCGAAGCGCGGGCTGCACTGCAGGTGGCTGTCTGA
- the glyS gene encoding glycine--tRNA ligase subunit beta, whose translation MNKNSLLVELFVEELPPKALKKLGEAFAGVLREQLVAQGLAEAGSVLTPYASPRRLAAHLTHVAERAADKAVSQKLMPVAVGLDASGQPTPALLKRLAALGADASAVPGLKRAMDGKAEALFYESTAKGATLAEGLQKALAEAIAKLPIPKVMSYQLESGCEMPGWSSVSFVRPAHGLVALHADTVVPIEALGLKAGRETHGHRFEAAVDPVVLRDANSYALQLQDDGAVIASFEARRAEIARQLAAAAVKVGGGSVPIHDDALLDEVTALVERPNVLVCSFEPEFLEVPQECLILTMKANQKYFPLLDAQAKLTNKFLVVSNITPDDASAVVQGNERVVRPRLADAKFFFDQDRKKSLASRVESLGKVVYHNKLGTQGERVQRVMHIARGIAEKLGDTTLAAQATQAAQLAKADLVTDMVGEFPELQGTMGRYYALHDGLDAAVADAIEDHYKPRFAGDELPRNSVGLAVALADKLETLVGMFGIGNLPTGDRDPFALRRHALGVIRMLIEKDLALGLDALLQDAAAQFSAIDGFDSSKATVELRDFILDRLAGSLREQGASAQEVDAVLAPLPQRLGEVPKLLAAVRAFAALPAAAALAAANKRIGNILKKAPEADAHVSELLLQEPAEKALHAAMAQVVPAANAQFDAGDYTGSLQTLAALREPVDAFFTDVMVNAEQADLRLNRLGLLMSLHAAMNRVAQLERLAV comes from the coding sequence ATGAACAAGAACTCCCTCCTGGTCGAACTGTTTGTCGAAGAGCTGCCGCCCAAGGCGCTGAAGAAGCTCGGCGAGGCCTTTGCCGGCGTGCTGCGCGAACAGCTCGTGGCACAAGGCCTGGCCGAGGCCGGCTCGGTGCTCACACCGTATGCCTCGCCGCGCCGCCTGGCCGCGCACCTCACGCACGTGGCCGAGCGTGCCGCCGACAAGGCCGTGTCGCAAAAGCTCATGCCCGTGGCCGTGGGGCTCGACGCCTCGGGCCAACCGACGCCCGCGCTGCTCAAGCGCCTGGCCGCCCTCGGCGCCGACGCCTCGGCCGTGCCTGGCCTCAAGCGCGCCATGGACGGCAAGGCCGAAGCCCTGTTCTACGAAAGCACGGCCAAGGGCGCCACGCTGGCCGAAGGCCTGCAGAAGGCCCTGGCCGAAGCCATCGCCAAGCTGCCGATTCCGAAGGTCATGAGCTACCAGCTCGAAAGCGGCTGCGAAATGCCGGGCTGGAGCAGCGTGAGCTTCGTGCGCCCCGCGCACGGCCTCGTGGCGCTGCATGCCGACACCGTGGTGCCCATCGAGGCGCTGGGCCTGAAGGCCGGCCGCGAGACGCACGGGCACCGCTTCGAAGCAGCGGTCGACCCCGTGGTGCTGCGCGATGCCAACAGCTACGCCCTGCAACTGCAGGACGACGGTGCCGTCATCGCCAGCTTTGAAGCGCGCCGCGCCGAAATCGCGCGCCAGCTCGCAGCGGCTGCGGTCAAGGTCGGCGGCGGCTCGGTGCCGATCCACGACGACGCGCTGCTCGACGAAGTGACCGCGCTGGTCGAACGCCCCAACGTGCTGGTGTGCAGCTTCGAGCCCGAGTTCCTCGAAGTGCCGCAGGAGTGCCTCATCCTCACGATGAAGGCCAACCAGAAGTACTTTCCGCTGCTCGACGCGCAAGCCAAGCTGACGAACAAGTTCCTCGTCGTCAGCAACATCACGCCCGACGACGCCAGCGCGGTCGTCCAGGGCAACGAGCGCGTCGTGCGCCCGCGCCTGGCCGACGCCAAGTTCTTCTTCGACCAGGACCGCAAGAAATCGCTGGCCTCGCGCGTCGAGTCGCTGGGCAAGGTCGTCTATCACAACAAGCTCGGCACGCAGGGCGAACGCGTGCAGCGCGTGATGCACATCGCGCGCGGCATTGCCGAGAAGCTCGGCGACACCACGCTCGCCGCGCAGGCAACCCAGGCCGCCCAACTGGCCAAGGCCGACCTCGTGACCGACATGGTCGGCGAGTTCCCCGAGCTGCAGGGCACCATGGGCCGCTACTACGCGCTGCACGACGGCCTCGATGCGGCCGTGGCCGACGCCATCGAAGACCACTACAAGCCGCGCTTCGCCGGCGACGAGCTGCCGCGCAACAGCGTGGGCCTCGCGGTCGCGCTGGCCGACAAGCTCGAAACGCTGGTCGGCATGTTCGGCATCGGCAACCTGCCCACCGGCGACCGCGACCCGTTCGCGCTGCGCCGCCACGCGCTGGGCGTGATCCGCATGCTGATCGAGAAAGACCTTGCGCTGGGGCTCGACGCCCTGCTGCAGGACGCCGCTGCGCAATTCAGCGCCATCGACGGTTTCGACAGCAGCAAGGCCACGGTCGAGCTGCGCGACTTCATCCTCGACCGCCTCGCTGGCAGCCTGCGCGAGCAGGGCGCCAGCGCCCAGGAAGTCGACGCCGTGCTGGCCCCGCTGCCGCAGCGCCTGGGCGAAGTGCCCAAGCTGCTGGCGGCCGTGCGCGCCTTCGCCGCACTGCCCGCCGCCGCCGCGCTGGCTGCCGCCAACAAGCGCATCGGCAATATCCTGAAGAAGGCGCCCGAAGCCGACGCCCACGTCAGCGAGCTGCTGCTGCAGGAGCCCGCCGAGAAAGCGCTGCACGCCGCCATGGCGCAGGTCGTGCCCGCTGCCAACGCCCAGTTCGACGCGGGCGACTACACCGGCTCGCTGCAGACACTGGCCGCGCTGCGCGAACCGGTCGATGCGTTCTTCACCGACGTGATGGTGAATGCCGAGCAGGCCGACCTGCGGCTGAACCGCCTGGGCCTGCTGATGTCGCTGCACGCCGCGATGAACCGCGTGGCGCAGCTCGAGCGGCTGGCTGTCTGA
- the glyQ gene encoding glycine--tRNA ligase subunit alpha, with amino-acid sequence MLTFQQIILKLQSYWADKGCALLQPYDMEVGAGTSHTATFLRALGPEPWKAAYVQPSRRPKDGRYGENPNRLQHYYQYQVVLKPAPSNILELYLGSLEALGFDLKKNDIRFVEDDWENPTLGAWGLGWEVWLNGMEVTQFTYFQQVGGIDCKPITGEITYGLERLAMYLQGVDNVYNLTWTDGLSYGDVYKQNEVEQSTYNFEHSDAEFLFTAFNAHEKQAKHLMTEQLALPAYEQVLKAAHSFNLLDARGAISVTERAAYIGRIRNLARSVAQSYYDSRERLGFPMAPREWVAQMPPKKAA; translated from the coding sequence ATGTTGACCTTCCAGCAAATCATTCTCAAACTGCAGTCGTACTGGGCCGACAAGGGCTGTGCGCTCCTGCAACCGTACGACATGGAAGTGGGCGCAGGCACCTCGCACACCGCCACCTTCCTGCGCGCGCTCGGCCCCGAGCCCTGGAAGGCCGCCTACGTGCAGCCCAGCCGCCGCCCCAAGGACGGCCGCTACGGCGAGAACCCCAACCGCCTGCAGCACTACTACCAGTACCAGGTCGTGCTCAAGCCCGCGCCCAGCAACATCCTGGAGCTCTACCTCGGCAGCCTCGAGGCCCTGGGCTTCGACCTGAAGAAGAACGACATTCGCTTCGTCGAAGACGACTGGGAGAACCCCACGCTCGGCGCCTGGGGCCTGGGCTGGGAGGTCTGGCTCAACGGCATGGAAGTGACGCAGTTCACCTACTTCCAGCAGGTCGGCGGCATCGACTGCAAGCCCATCACCGGCGAGATCACCTACGGCCTGGAGCGCCTGGCCATGTACCTGCAGGGCGTGGACAACGTCTACAACCTCACGTGGACCGACGGCCTGAGCTATGGCGACGTCTACAAGCAGAACGAGGTCGAGCAGTCGACCTACAACTTCGAGCACAGCGACGCCGAGTTTCTGTTCACCGCCTTCAACGCGCACGAAAAGCAGGCCAAGCACCTCATGACCGAGCAGCTCGCGCTGCCGGCCTACGAGCAGGTGCTCAAGGCCGCCCACAGTTTCAACCTGCTCGACGCGCGCGGTGCCATCAGCGTGACCGAGCGCGCGGCCTACATCGGCCGCATCCGCAACCTCGCGCGCAGCGTGGCGCAGAGCTACTACGACAGCCGCGAACGCCTGGGCTTCCCGATGGCCCCGCGCGAATGGGTTGCGCAGATGCCCCCGAAGAAAGCCGCCTGA
- a CDS encoding diacylglycerol/lipid kinase family protein: MAPPHIGPDTSFFIVLNAGSGSESAAQARQVIDDAFAADGRRHRVFLVDGPGRVQALAREAVERARAVGGVVVAAGGDGTINAVAQATLGSGCPFGVLPQGTFNYFSRTHGIPRDTAQALQVLLTQQPRPVQVGLVNDRVFLVNASMGLYADLLEERETHKARFGRHRWIAFYSGLLTVLRGRHRHWQLRIASHGHERDIRTPTLFVGNNPLQLMQAGVEHAEAPEQGQLTAVALKPVGLLAMPGLLVRGALGRLGDADEVLSFPFESMTVKAGRLRTPRRVKIATDGEIDWVDMPLLFRVAPDPLWLVRPDSAPELEAARP, encoded by the coding sequence ATGGCACCGCCCCACATCGGACCCGACACTTCCTTTTTCATCGTGCTCAATGCCGGCTCCGGCAGCGAGAGCGCCGCGCAGGCCCGCCAGGTCATCGACGACGCCTTCGCGGCAGACGGCCGCCGGCACCGCGTGTTCCTCGTGGACGGCCCCGGCCGCGTGCAGGCGCTGGCGCGCGAAGCGGTCGAGCGCGCCCGGGCCGTGGGCGGCGTGGTGGTGGCCGCGGGCGGCGACGGCACCATCAACGCCGTGGCCCAGGCCACGCTGGGCAGTGGCTGCCCTTTCGGCGTGCTGCCGCAGGGCACCTTCAACTATTTCAGCCGCACCCACGGCATCCCGCGCGACACGGCGCAGGCGCTGCAGGTATTGCTGACACAACAGCCGCGGCCCGTGCAGGTGGGGCTGGTGAACGACCGCGTGTTCCTCGTCAATGCCAGCATGGGCCTGTATGCCGACCTGCTGGAAGAGCGCGAAACCCACAAGGCGCGCTTCGGCCGCCACCGCTGGATCGCCTTCTACTCGGGCCTGCTGACCGTGCTGCGCGGGCGCCATCGTCACTGGCAGCTGCGCATTGCCTCGCACGGCCACGAGCGCGACATCCGCACGCCCACGCTGTTCGTGGGCAACAACCCGCTGCAGCTGATGCAGGCGGGCGTCGAGCACGCCGAGGCGCCCGAGCAGGGCCAGCTGACGGCGGTGGCGCTCAAGCCGGTCGGCCTGCTGGCGATGCCGGGGCTGCTGGTGCGCGGCGCGCTCGGGCGGCTGGGCGACGCCGACGAGGTGCTGAGCTTTCCCTTCGAGTCGATGACGGTGAAAGCCGGCCGGCTGCGCACGCCGCGCCGCGTGAAGATCGCGACCGACGGCGAGATCGACTGGGTCGACATGCCCCTGCTGTTCCGCGTGGCGCCCGACCCGCTGTGGCTGGTGCGGCCCGACAGCGCGCCCGAGCTGGAGGCGGCGCGGCCATGA